The Leptolyngbya sp. 'hensonii' genome includes the window GTAAGGATAAAGAGATGATTTTAACCCTGATCAAAACCAGAACTCAACAGGGAACAGGTTGCAACCTGTTCCCTGGTTCAACTGCGGTTTTTGAGGGGTTCTCTCTTAACCCGGTGAGGGCTTTGCCCCGGATGGGAGCGAAGCCTGAAATGGGTCAGAGAGCCTCAGAATCCGATTTAGTCAACGAGTTGACGGGTCAGCAGATCCTTAGCCGTTAAACCAATCTGCTCTTTACCACCGAAGATGGAACCGGTCTTAGCATCTTTGAACCGGTCCATCGCCATCTCGTACTCATTGGGCTTGAAGCCAACGTAGCCCACCTGAGGGACTAGCTTGCCAGCACTGGTCAGGTAGTATTCCACAAATGCCTTAACTTCAGGCTTGCTGATAGAAGAGGCCTTGACGTAGATGAACAGGGGCCGGGACAGGGGATAGTAGGTGCCATTGTCCACGTTCTTGCGAGCGGGATAGACGGGGCCTTTGCCACTATCGATCGCAACCCCTTTCAGGCGCTTCTTATTGTTTTCGTAGTAGGCCAAACCAAAGTAGCCCAGGGCATTCTTGTCCCGACCGACACCCTGTACCAGCACGTTGTCATCTTCGCTGGGGGTGAAATCTTTGCGGCTGGATTTGGATTTGCCGACGATCGCTTCCGTGAAGTAATCGAAAGTGCCGGAGTCAGGGCCAGGTCCAAATAGCTTCAGGGGTGCATCGGGAAAGCCAGAGCGAATCTGGCTCCAGTTGGTAATTTTGCCTTCAGCACCGGGCTCCCACATCTTCTTCAGTTCAGCCACCGTCAGCTTATCAGCCCAGTTATTCTTCGTGTTAACTACAACGGTCAGGGCATCATAGGCAACCGGAATTTCAATGTACTTGATGCCGTTGGCAGCACAGACATCAATTTCTTTTCTGAGAATGGGGCGGGATGCGTTGGAAATATCGGTTTCGCCAGTGCAGAACTTCTTGAACCCACCGCCGGTTCCGGAGATACCGACCGTGACCTTCACAGCTCCGCCTTTAGCTTTCTGAAACTCTTCAGCAACTGCCTCGGTGACCGGGAAGACAGTGCTAGACCCATCAATCTTGACTGTGGCAGGACTTTGAGATTGAACGGCAGGCACTGCCAGACCGATTACAGTTCCAGAAACTGCTGCGATCGCACCCAGCAGCGCAAGGCGATTGGACTTCAAATTTTTTACGCCCATCATAATGGCTTGCTCCGTAATGCTAGAAATATCTGAAAACACAACACAACTGCTTCAGATGAACACGGCTTCAATGCAACGAAGCTGGGAGGGTTTCATCCATGTGTATTGTTTCAGTACGGGGCAAATTGTCAAACCAAGAGACGCTTAAGGAGGTGTTAATGAATGGTTAAAGTGCCGACTATTGCTCGTCGATCGCCAAGGAAACCCTTTCTCCACCCATATCTCGCATGATCCCAAGCAGCTTGGCTACTTCCTCATAGGGCACTTTCTTATCTGCCTTGAGGATGACAGCCCCGGTAGGATTTTTAGCCAGATAAGCCTGGATGCGCTGGCCCAATTCCCCTTCCGCAACGGGCTTATTGTCGATCAGGGTCTGGTTTTGGGTACTTAAGCCAATGATCAAAGGTTCTGGTTCTTTGACCTCGCTCACCCCGGCAGTGGCACTGGGTAGGGTGACATTAATTGCCCGCTGCCCGGTCAGGGTCATGGACACCAGGATGAAAAAAGTCAAGATCGTCATGATCACGTCCATCATGGGGACGAGGTTGACTTCCGGCATGGAACTGCTGTGGTGCCTGTTTCGGGAGCGCATAGGGGATGATGGATAGACTGTAAAATAGAAATCTTTCTTTGCTTAGCCTTTAGCATAACGTATGCGTTCCCCTGCCATGGGTTAACCAGGGAACAGCAATCGTGATTATCGGATGCGAACGAATCCGGCCCGGGTGATTAAGTCCTGACCCTGATCGGTCAGGAGCAAATTGGCATAGGCTTCCCCAGCCTGCTGTTCTATGCTGCCATTCTGCTTGATGATGACAAACATCTGGCGAGTGATCGGGTAACTCCCACTTTTGAAGGCGTCTCCGTTCAGTTGGTTCCGTTGCCCAGGGCAGTTGCTCGCAGGCACCAGCGGTGAGGTGTAGGGAGCGATAAAAGTCTGACCCTGGCGGGCGATCGGGAGCGGTTTGACCTGGCATTGGGGAACGACCTCTGGAGCCGAGGCATAGTAAATTCCACCTGGATTCTTGGCCAGCGATCGGAGAGCCTGGGTTGTGCTGTAGACATAGGTGACATTGCGGCCCAGGGGTTGCCCGGTCAGTAGATTCTCGATAAAGAACTCCACGGTGCCCCCATCACTGGCCCGACGGGAGTAGGGGGTGATGGGTAAGTCAGGCCCACCCACCTGTTGCCAGTTTGTGGTTTTGCCGGTATAGATGTCCCGAACTTGGGTCAGGGTCAGTCCTGGAATGGACAGGCTGGGATGAACGGCGATCGCGAGTCCCTCAATGGCTACTGGAACCTGTCGCAGGCGGTACCCTCGCTGTTGAGCCTGCTGGTATTCCTGATTCTTAATCGGGCGGGAAGATTGGGAGAAGGCCAGTTGATCATCCAGCAGCATCCGGATGCCAGTGCCGGAACCGGGCGTGGCATTGACGGCATCGGTATAACGCAGCTTAAATCCAGGCAAAGTGGTCTGAATCAGGGGGTCCACATCTCGTCGAATCGGAGCCCAGGTGGTGCTGCCGCCATAATTAAACACACCGTTGGGGACAGACTTCACATCCACAAAGCTATTGCCTGCTGACGTTGGGGCATTGCTGGGTGGATTTCCAGTTCCAGGGGAGGCGCTGGGGGAACTGGTGTTTTGAGAGCCTGAATTGAGCTTGGGCAGGAAATTGGAATTGTTCTTCGAGAACCACCACAACCCTCCGCCTGCCATGCCCAGGGTGATCAGCAAAGAGAGAATCAGAATGGGGGTTTCATTTTTGGAAGCCATGACAATGCCAGGTTAGATCACTTTCTCCAATCATGCCTTTTTTGGTTGATTCTGAGATCGGGAAGGACGGGTTCATTGATAATAAAAAAGGTGAATTTGATCCTTCTCATTCCAAAACCATGCTGAGGTCTACTGTAATGTTGCCACGATCGATTCTGCTACTACTGCCAGCCTGGTTAGGGTTTGTGTTAATGGCCTGCGGAACGATCGAGCCAAACAAAATTGCGGAAAAAATTAAAGAAGATCTCAATAAACAGGGTGGGGTTACCGTCAAAACAGTCAAATGCCCTGAAGAGGTGAATCCGAAATCAGGAGAGTCGTTTGATTGTCGGGCAGAAATTGATGTGACCAAGAGCTTTCCGATTCGGGTCAAGTTGAAAGATAACCGGGGAAATGTGGACTGGGAAGTGCTGAACACGAAGGTGATTTTGAACCTGAAGGGGCTGGAATCCCAGTTTAAAGAAGCACTCAAAACCCAGGCTGGAACCGACGTTGATGTTAAATGTGGGACGACCCCTTATCGTCTGAACAAGCCGGGTGATTCCTTTGAATGCACGATGATGAAGCAGGGTAAACCGGGTGTCATTCTGGTCAAGCTGGATCCCGAAGGGAATGTCAACTGGAATGAAGTGATTGAAATTCCTGTGGCGAAAGCACCGGAACTGGGCAAACAGGTGGGCGGGGATCAGAAAGCTGGGGGGAAAACGGGAGATAAAAATGCTGCCCAATCCAGCCCCTCAGGTACTGCTGCAACGGCGAGTCCATCGGGTGGCTCGCCCACGGCATCCCCTAGCGCAACCGCTTCCCCGACCACCGAAAATATTGTCAATCCTGGGAATGAGCTGCCGGATGTGACGAACGACTAGTGGTGGGGCAAGCTTAATCTGAGTCTGACGGCACACATATCGAATCACAGGTGCAATCAAAAATTCCCGACCGGCTTGTTTGCTGGTGATGCCCACATATCGGATACCGTCTTGAATTTGCTCATGCAAATCGGGCAGGCGATCGAGGGAGCCTGCCCGATCGGCCCTGCAATCTAGGTCAG containing:
- a CDS encoding PstS family phosphate ABC transporter substrate-binding protein; the protein is MMGVKNLKSNRLALLGAIAAVSGTVIGLAVPAVQSQSPATVKIDGSSTVFPVTEAVAEEFQKAKGGAVKVTVGISGTGGGFKKFCTGETDISNASRPILRKEIDVCAANGIKYIEIPVAYDALTVVVNTKNNWADKLTVAELKKMWEPGAEGKITNWSQIRSGFPDAPLKLFGPGPDSGTFDYFTEAIVGKSKSSRKDFTPSEDDNVLVQGVGRDKNALGYFGLAYYENNKKRLKGVAIDSGKGPVYPARKNVDNGTYYPLSRPLFIYVKASSISKPEVKAFVEYYLTSAGKLVPQVGYVGFKPNEYEMAMDRFKDAKTGSIFGGKEQIGLTAKDLLTRQLVD
- a CDS encoding biopolymer transporter ExbD; amino-acid sequence: MRSRNRHHSSSMPEVNLVPMMDVIMTILTFFILVSMTLTGQRAINVTLPSATAGVSEVKEPEPLIIGLSTQNQTLIDNKPVAEGELGQRIQAYLAKNPTGAVILKADKKVPYEEVAKLLGIMRDMGGERVSLAIDEQ
- a CDS encoding PstS family phosphate ABC transporter substrate-binding protein encodes the protein MASKNETPILILSLLITLGMAGGGLWWFSKNNSNFLPKLNSGSQNTSSPSASPGTGNPPSNAPTSAGNSFVDVKSVPNGVFNYGGSTTWAPIRRDVDPLIQTTLPGFKLRYTDAVNATPGSGTGIRMLLDDQLAFSQSSRPIKNQEYQQAQQRGYRLRQVPVAIEGLAIAVHPSLSIPGLTLTQVRDIYTGKTTNWQQVGGPDLPITPYSRRASDGGTVEFFIENLLTGQPLGRNVTYVYSTTQALRSLAKNPGGIYYASAPEVVPQCQVKPLPIARQGQTFIAPYTSPLVPASNCPGQRNQLNGDAFKSGSYPITRQMFVIIKQNGSIEQQAGEAYANLLLTDQGQDLITRAGFVRIR
- a CDS encoding DUF4333 domain-containing protein, with the translated sequence MLPRSILLLLPAWLGFVLMACGTIEPNKIAEKIKEDLNKQGGVTVKTVKCPEEVNPKSGESFDCRAEIDVTKSFPIRVKLKDNRGNVDWEVLNTKVILNLKGLESQFKEALKTQAGTDVDVKCGTTPYRLNKPGDSFECTMMKQGKPGVILVKLDPEGNVNWNEVIEIPVAKAPELGKQVGGDQKAGGKTGDKNAAQSSPSGTAATASPSGGSPTASPSATASPTTENIVNPGNELPDVTND